A region of Malaciobacter marinus DNA encodes the following proteins:
- a CDS encoding flagellar hook-associated protein 3, with protein sequence MINSLSESMYRLDILNEKYERINYQQSTKKKIDDGSDDSLVFTKEIYIEDKVSVYEGIKKQIEIIDAQNNSADSSVADIKDLMSTIKSEILRALDGTMDAESKKSIAINLEGMKKSILLFSNEQANGEYLFSGTNGGQAPFVEDPVTGKITYEGNGYLKKVAVEEGSYRERGVSGFDLMMNTVDEAAVGEKLNFSENQRIIDESGNEWVLNPAVPEIVKHTEMGATTETMPVTEILPSTTPKTYETTNPVAIPGQVLEAKENIFDILDTGINALRQVDSTGTPVTEAEAMDKLRETLENVNAAYDTINAAHTNLGVRNRIFEVSLEKVSSKLTHYNVLYEETAGANLAKVAMEAKALELTYTSLYTTINKANEMSLVNFVR encoded by the coding sequence ATGATTAATAGTTTAAGTGAATCTATGTACAGATTAGATATATTAAATGAAAAGTATGAAAGAATAAATTATCAACAAAGTACTAAAAAGAAAATAGACGATGGAAGTGATGATTCTTTAGTTTTTACAAAAGAGATTTATATTGAGGATAAAGTTTCAGTTTATGAGGGAATAAAAAAACAAATTGAAATAATTGATGCTCAAAATAATTCAGCTGACTCTTCAGTTGCTGATATTAAAGATTTGATGTCAACAATTAAATCTGAAATTTTAAGAGCACTTGATGGTACTATGGATGCTGAATCAAAGAAAAGTATTGCTATTAATCTTGAGGGTATGAAAAAAAGTATTCTTTTATTTTCAAATGAACAAGCAAATGGTGAGTATTTATTTAGTGGAACAAATGGTGGTCAAGCTCCTTTTGTTGAAGATCCTGTAACTGGAAAGATTACTTATGAGGGTAATGGATATTTAAAAAAAGTTGCTGTGGAAGAAGGCTCTTATAGAGAAAGAGGTGTATCTGGCTTTGATTTGATGATGAACACTGTAGATGAAGCAGCAGTTGGAGAAAAATTAAATTTTAGTGAAAATCAAAGAATAATAGATGAATCTGGTAATGAGTGGGTTTTAAATCCAGCTGTTCCTGAAATAGTTAAGCATACTGAAATGGGTGCTACTACTGAAACTATGCCAGTTACTGAAATCTTGCCTTCAACTACACCAAAAACATATGAAACAACTAATCCTGTAGCAATTCCTGGGCAAGTTTTAGAAGCTAAAGAGAATATTTTCGATATTTTAGATACAGGTATTAATGCTTTAAGACAAGTTGATTCAACTGGTACTCCTGTAACTGAAGCTGAAGCTATGGATAAATTAAGAGAAACTTTAGAAAATGTAAATGCAGCATATGACACTATAAATGCAGCTCATACTAATTTAGGTGTTAGAAATAGAATTTTTGAAGTTTCATTAGAAAAAGTTTCATCGAAATTAACACATTATAATGTGTTGTACGAAGAAACTGCTGGAGCAAATCTTGCAAAAGTTGCAATGGAAGCAAAAGCATTAGAATTAACATATACATCACTTTATACGACGATAAATAAAGCTAATGAAATGTCATTAGTTAATTTTGTTAGATAA